A window of Triplophysa dalaica isolate WHDGS20190420 chromosome 7, ASM1584641v1, whole genome shotgun sequence contains these coding sequences:
- the LOC130426433 gene encoding uncharacterized protein LOC130426433 — MVQAYNNSIHSTTGYAPTYLMFGRHVRLTVDLLLGTAAAEEGGGATEWVARHHQRLQLAYERVSDRIKQAAAKNKRLYDRTARSAPLLPGERVLVRDNRRQGKGKLSDRWEPQPYVVQRQPHLDQPVYAIRPEGREGPERVLHRNLMRPCPNYPEPTVERPPTEPAWMPPVVGWAVAPRRLDIGPRPEEPNSPPRRSQRENRGQPPARYGDWVSGSRSRD; from the coding sequence ATGGTCCAGGCGTATAACAACAGCATACACAGCACGACCGGGTATGCACCGACCTACCTGATGTTCGGAAGGCATGTGAGACTAACAGTTGACCTACTGCTGGGGACTGCGGCCGCTGAAGAGGGAGGCGGTGCAACGGAGTGGGTGGCCAGACATCATCAACGCCTTCAACTGGCCTACGAACGGGTCTCGGACCGAATTAAGCAAGCCGCAGCCAAGAACAAAAGGTTGTACGACCGTACGGCTCGAAGTGCGCCGCTACTGCCTGGCGAAAGAGTTCTGGTGCGAGATAACCGGCGACAAGGAAAGGGAAAACTCAGTGATCGGTGGGAGCCCCAGCCGTATGTGGTCCAACGACAGCCGCATCTCGATCAACCGGTGTATGCCATCCGTCCCGAAGGGAGAGAAGGTCCAGAGCGGGTGCTCCACCGAAACCTGATGCGCCCTTGTCCGAATTATCCTGAACCAACTGTAGAGAGACCTCCGACTGAACCAGCGTGGATGCCTCCCGTGGTGGGATGGGCTGTGGCCCCCCGGAGGCTGGATATAGGGCCAAGGCCAGAGGAACCTAACTCCCCGCCAAGGCGATCCCAACGGGAGAACCGGGGGCAACCCCCAGCCAGGTACGGAGACTGGGTGTCCGGATCCCGTTCTAGGGACTAG